TGGCTGGACAAAACATTCGGAACAAAGCCCTGGTTATTCCTGTTATTTATGGTGTGCGGCATTATCGCCGGATTCAAAAATATGATATATTTTGTCAAGAAAACGAACCTGTATGATGATGAAGACTCCAAATAAAATATTAATTCTGTCATTGATTTTTTTCGTAATTTTGTATACAGTATGCAGGTTCAGATTTGAACCTGCGTTGACTAATGGTGTGCTTGTTGGCTATCTGTTAGGTGCTGTTAACTTCTTTTCTCTTGCCCGCAAGATAGTTGGGCTTGTGGAGGGGAGAGCCGGTGTTGCGCTTATATTCAATGGACAGATTCGTCTGCTGGGAACAGGTTTTGTTATCTGGTTTGCCATGACGAAGCTTAACTTAAACATAATAGGTATGCTGGTGGGGCTCTCAATTATACCCGTGTGTATGCCATTTTTTGTTATATATAATAACGTGAAGGGGAAGGACGATGGAACACCCACTTAATGTGTCCATGCTGTTCGGTATGGCTTTTTCTCATAAGTTCTGGCACGTTACCATGACATTTCTCGTGGTTTTAATCGTGATTTTCCTTGGCTCTCTTGCAATGAAGAAGAAAGCTGAGGTTCCGGGGCGCACACAAAATACTTTAGAGCTTTTAGTGAAAAGTATTTATAACATGTGTGATGATGTTATGGGCGTAGAAGGGAGACCTTATATCCCGC
This window of the Denitrovibrio acetiphilus DSM 12809 genome carries:
- a CDS encoding AtpZ/AtpI family protein; this encodes MKKSDTDKFVKKMANASSVGTSLAFSILIGAGMGWWLDKTFGTKPWLFLLFMVCGIIAGFKNMIYFVKKTNLYDDEDSK
- a CDS encoding ATP synthase subunit I, which codes for MKTPNKILILSLIFFVILYTVCRFRFEPALTNGVLVGYLLGAVNFFSLARKIVGLVEGRAGVALIFNGQIRLLGTGFVIWFAMTKLNLNIIGMLVGLSIIPVCMPFFVIYNNVKGKDDGTPT